The following are encoded in a window of Microcaecilia unicolor chromosome 14, aMicUni1.1, whole genome shotgun sequence genomic DNA:
- the IPO4 gene encoding importin-4 isoform X1, which produces MAGILESILTNLLQPDNAVIQQATAQLKEAFKDPAVLGVMCEVLTTSSNPQIRQFAAVLVRRRLTKHWKQVNAALRENLKSLVLEAIQREPEHKVRHAVAQLTAVILKNETLQKWPQLLVFLQQSSRSSVPDQRQVGLLLLSTVVETSTEAFQPHFRDLLRLFHQTLTDRSNKAILHYSIQTITVMASYMGTDEMNLMRSLIPKIIAAIKELIRLDEVQAIEAMEVFDELMESEVSIIVQHLYEVVHFCLEIAANRELGDNLRVKALACISFLVKLKSKAIVKQKLLAPILNTLFPIMSAEPPLGEMDPEDNEDDDSDIEEDAEVQTPKHFSVQVVDILALHLPPEKLFPQLTPLMEPALLSANPYQRKAGLMCLAVLSEGCADHMRHKHLQPMLQIVCQALGDESQVVRNAALFALGQFSENLQPDISNFSEEIMPLLLNYFSSLEPSHIGHLEKAYYALENFVENLGPKIEPYLPTLMERMLSSLRDSERNRIKELSVSTIGSIATAAESLLLPYFPAVIEHLKGYLVNTHEDFRPVQIQSLETLGLLARTLGKDAFLPLSEECCQLGLNLSDQVDDPDLRRCTYSLFGALSLMMGDSISPHLEKMTTLMRLSLKSTEGVVTHYNENKSFLLFDDDDEAEEDNSQIHDEEIEDDDPDIEGFTVENAYIDEKEDACIALGEIALNASGAFMPYLEPCFEEVFKHHESPHMNIRKAVYETLGQFCRALHLICQNSPSQQNSEALQKMLDLVFPVFFKSIQEDKERLVVMSILEAMNDIVKDCKSVAMQDARRLGEICQVVRLVLQQKTCCQDPEAEDGEDDDGQQAEYDSMLIEYAGEGIPLLALAVGGQIFAPYFAGFLPLLLSKMKPNSSASDKSFAMGTIAETVQELGLFSAQFLPRLLPVLLAGARDENEEVRSNSVFGLGVVVEQGKEAAFEHYPNILGVLSSIIAQEENARVKDNVCGAVSRLIMTSPDRVPVDQVLPVLLRSMPLRDDFEENTTSFSCIAFLYKENPKQVVLHMKEVVRIFSHVLGTEEIKPETIATILLLLKDMAQRFPQELQSAIMSLPADKATKINTALAAP; this is translated from the exons ATGGCTGGCATCCTGGAATCCATCCTCACCAACTTACTGCAGCCGGACAATGCCGTCATACAACAG GCTACAGCACAGTTGAAGGAGGCATTTAAAGACCCTGCAGTGCTCGGTGTGATGTGTGAAGTGCTGACCACCTCCTCAAATCCTCAG ATCCGGCAGTTTGCTGCAGTGCTGGTGAGGAGACGTTTGACCAAGCACTGGAAGCAAGTGAACGCTGCGCTCCGAGAGAA CCTGAAGTCTCTGGTGCTGGAAGCAATACAACGGGAACCAGA ACACAAGGTGCGTCACGCCGTGGCCCAACTCACAGCTGTGATCCTGAAGAATGAGACACTGCAGAAATGGCCGCAGCTCTTGGTCTTCCTCCAACAATCATCCCGCAGCTCTGTCCCTGATCAGAGACAG GTGGGGCTCCTCCTTCTCAGCACAGTGGTGGAAACCAGCACGGAAGCCTTCCAGCCCCATTTTCGGGACCTCCTGCGGCTCTTCCACCAGACTTTGACGGACCGCAGTAACAAGGCCATTTTGCACTACTCCATCCAGACCATCACTGTCATGGCATCGTACATGGGCACTGATGAAATG AATCTCATGCGATCTCTGATTCCGAAGATCATCGCAGCCATTAAAGAATTGATTAGACTGGATGAG GTGCAGGCCATCGAGGCAATGGAGGTCTTTGACGAGTTGATGGAGAGCGAGGTGTCTAttattgtccagcatctctatgAAGTTGTTCATTTCTGCCTAGAG ATCGCAGCAAACCGGGAACTGGGGGACAACCTGCGGGTGAAAGCCCTGGCCTGTATTAGCTTCCTGGTCAAACTCAAAAGCAAG GCAATAGTGAAACAGAAGCTATTGGCTCCTATCCTGAACACGCTCTTCCCAATTATGAGCGCGGAGCCCCCCCTCGGGGAGATGGATCCTGAGGATAATGAGGACGACGATTCCGACATTGAGGAAGATGCAGAGGTCCAAACGCCCAAACACTTCTCTGTCCAG GTTGTTGATATATTGGCGCTTCACCTTCCACCAGAGAAGCTGTTTCCTCAGTTG ACTCCACTGATGGAGCCAGCACTGCTCAGTGCGAACCCGTATCAACGTAAAGCTGGTCTGATGTGTCTGGCGGTGCTGTCCGAAGGCTGTGCAGACCACATGCGGCATAA GCATCTCCAGCCCATGCTGCAGATCGTCTGTCAGGCGTTGGGGGATGAGAGTCAGGTTGTCAGGAACGCTGCGCTCTTTGCTTTGGGACAGTTCTCGGAGAACCTTCAG CCTGATATCAGTAACTTCTCGGAGGAAATTATGCCACTACTGCTGAATTACTTCTCCAGTCTGGAACCATCCCACATAGGACACCTGGAGAAAGCCTATTATGCACTTGAGAACTTCGTGGAAAACCTGG GCCCAAAGATTGAGCCGTACCTTCCCACACTCATGGAGCGAATGTTGTCATCGTTGCGTGACTCGGAGAGAAATCGCATCAAGGAGCTCTCTGTCAGTACTATTGGATCTATCG ccacggcGGCAGAGTCGCTGCTGCTCCCGTATTTCCCAGCGGTGATTGAGCACCTGAAGGGGTACCTGGTAAACACACATGAGGATTTCCGGCCTGTTCAGATCCAGTCCCTTG AGACCTTGGGACTCCTGGCACGCACCTTGGGCAAAGATGCTTTCCTACCCCTTAGTGAAGAATGCTGTCAGCTGGGCCTGAACCTCTCCGATCAGGTGGATGACCCTGATTTGCGGCGCTGCAC GTACAGCCTCTTTGGTGCTCTGTCCTTAATGATGGGCGACAGCATTTCCCCACACTTGGAGAAAATGACAACCCTCATGCgcctttctctgaagtccacagAGGGTGTGGTG ACTCACTATAATGAGAATAAATCATTTTTGCTGTTTGACGACGATGACGAGGCGGAGGAGGACAATTCCCAGATCCATGACGAGGAGATAGAGGATGATGACCCAGACATTGAAGG GTTCACTGTGGAAAATGCTTATATTGATGAAAAGGAAGATGCGTGCATAGCCCTGGGAGAGATTGCCCTCAATGCCAG CGGTGCCTTCATGCCATACCTTGAGCCATGCTTTGAGGAAGTATTTAAACACCATGAG TCCCCCCATATGAATATCAGGAAAGCTGTCTACGAGACGCTTGGTCAGTTCTGCCGAGCCCTTCATCTGATCTGCCAGAACAGCCCTTCACAGCAAAATTCAGAAG CTCTTCAGAAAATGCTGGACCTGGTCTTTCCCGTGTTCTTCAAGTCCATCCAAGAAGACAAGGAACGGCTGGTGGTAATGAGCATCCTGGAGGCCATGAACGACATCGTCAAGGACTGCAAGAGCGTGGCCATGCAGGATGCCAGGCGGTTGGGTGAGATATGTCAGGTGGTCCGTCTGGTGCTACAGCAGAAG ACTTGCTGTCAAGACCCTGAGGCTGAAGATGGTGAGGACGATGATGGACAGCAG GCGGAGTATGACTCTATGCTGATAGAATACGCAGGCGAGGGGATACCTCTCTTAGCACTTGCGGTTGGGGGACAGATATTTGCTCCTTACTTTGCTGGATTCCTACCCCTGCTCCTCAGTAAGATG AAACCGAACAGTTCAGCGTCGGACAAGTCATTTGCCATGGGCACGATTGCAGAGACTGTTCAGGAGCTGGGTCTCTTCTCTGCCCAGTTCTTGCCTCGCCTTCTGCCGGTGTTGCTCGCTGGCGCCAGAGACGAGAACGAAGAAGTGAGGAGCAATTCGGTTTTCGGCCTAGGCGTGGTGGTGGAGCAAGGGAAGGAGGCTGCGTTTGA ACACTACCCCAACATCCTGGGAGTTCTTTCTTCCATCATTGCTCAAGAGGAAAATGCTCGGGTCAAGGACAACGTCTGTGGTGCAGTGTCACGCTTGATCATGACCAGTCCAGATCGTGTCCCAGTAGATCAG GTCCTTCCAGTGCTGTTGAGATCTATGCCTCTAAGGGATGATTTTGAAGAAAATACAACATCTTTCTCTTGCATTGCGTTTTTATATAAGGAAAACCCTAAACAG GTGGTCCTGCATATGAAGGAGGTTGTCCGGATTTTTAGCCATGTCTTGGGGACAGAAGAAATTAAACCAG AGACCATAGCTACGATCCTCCTCCTGCTGAAGGATATGGCACAGAGGTTCCCTCAGGAGCTCCAGAGTGCAATAATGTCACTTCCTGCAGACAAGGCCACCAAAATCAACACTGCCCTGGCTGCCCCATGA
- the IPO4 gene encoding importin-4 isoform X2 — MAGILESILTNLLQPDNAVIQQATAQLKEAFKDPAVLGVMCEVLTTSSNPQIRQFAAVLVRRRLTKHWKQVNAALRENLKSLVLEAIQREPEHKVRHAVAQLTAVILKNETLQKWPQLLVFLQQSSRSSVPDQRQVGLLLLSTVVETSTEAFQPHFRDLLRLFHQTLTDRSNKAILHYSIQTITVMASYMGTDEMNLMRSLIPKIIAAIKELIRLDEVQAIEAMEVFDELMESEVSIIVQHLYEVVHFCLEIAANRELGDNLRVKALACISFLVKLKSKAIVKQKLLAPILNTLFPIMSAEPPLGEMDPEDNEDDDSDIEEDAEVQTPKHFSVQVVDILALHLPPEKLFPQLTPLMEPALLSANPYQRKAGLMCLAVLSEGCADHMRHKHLQPMLQIVCQALGDESQVVRNAALFALGQFSENLQPDISNFSEEIMPLLLNYFSSLEPSHIGHLEKAYYALENFVENLGPKIEPYLPTLMERMLSSLRDSERNRIKELSVSTIGSIATAAESLLLPYFPAVIEHLKGYLVNTHEDFRPVQIQSLETLGLLARTLGKDAFLPLSEECCQLGLNLSDQVDDPDLRRCTYSLFGALSLMMGDSISPHLEKMTTLMRLSLKSTEGVVTHYNENKSFLLFDDDDEAEEDNSQIHDEEIEDDDPDIEGFTVENAYIDEKEDACIALGEIALNASGAFMPYLEPCFEEVFKHHESPHMNIRKAVYETLGQFCRALHLICQNSPSQQNSEALQKMLDLVFPVFFKSIQEDKERLVVMSILEAMNDIVKDCKSVAMQDARRLGEICQVVRLVLQQKTCCQDPEAEDGEDDDGQQAEYDSMLIEYAGEGIPLLALAVGGQIFAPYFAGFLPLLLSKMKPNSSASDKSFAMGTIAETVQELGLFSAQFLPRLLPVLLAGARDENEEVRSNSVFGLGVVVEQGKEAAFEYPVGIRASFWGQASLGWY, encoded by the exons ATGGCTGGCATCCTGGAATCCATCCTCACCAACTTACTGCAGCCGGACAATGCCGTCATACAACAG GCTACAGCACAGTTGAAGGAGGCATTTAAAGACCCTGCAGTGCTCGGTGTGATGTGTGAAGTGCTGACCACCTCCTCAAATCCTCAG ATCCGGCAGTTTGCTGCAGTGCTGGTGAGGAGACGTTTGACCAAGCACTGGAAGCAAGTGAACGCTGCGCTCCGAGAGAA CCTGAAGTCTCTGGTGCTGGAAGCAATACAACGGGAACCAGA ACACAAGGTGCGTCACGCCGTGGCCCAACTCACAGCTGTGATCCTGAAGAATGAGACACTGCAGAAATGGCCGCAGCTCTTGGTCTTCCTCCAACAATCATCCCGCAGCTCTGTCCCTGATCAGAGACAG GTGGGGCTCCTCCTTCTCAGCACAGTGGTGGAAACCAGCACGGAAGCCTTCCAGCCCCATTTTCGGGACCTCCTGCGGCTCTTCCACCAGACTTTGACGGACCGCAGTAACAAGGCCATTTTGCACTACTCCATCCAGACCATCACTGTCATGGCATCGTACATGGGCACTGATGAAATG AATCTCATGCGATCTCTGATTCCGAAGATCATCGCAGCCATTAAAGAATTGATTAGACTGGATGAG GTGCAGGCCATCGAGGCAATGGAGGTCTTTGACGAGTTGATGGAGAGCGAGGTGTCTAttattgtccagcatctctatgAAGTTGTTCATTTCTGCCTAGAG ATCGCAGCAAACCGGGAACTGGGGGACAACCTGCGGGTGAAAGCCCTGGCCTGTATTAGCTTCCTGGTCAAACTCAAAAGCAAG GCAATAGTGAAACAGAAGCTATTGGCTCCTATCCTGAACACGCTCTTCCCAATTATGAGCGCGGAGCCCCCCCTCGGGGAGATGGATCCTGAGGATAATGAGGACGACGATTCCGACATTGAGGAAGATGCAGAGGTCCAAACGCCCAAACACTTCTCTGTCCAG GTTGTTGATATATTGGCGCTTCACCTTCCACCAGAGAAGCTGTTTCCTCAGTTG ACTCCACTGATGGAGCCAGCACTGCTCAGTGCGAACCCGTATCAACGTAAAGCTGGTCTGATGTGTCTGGCGGTGCTGTCCGAAGGCTGTGCAGACCACATGCGGCATAA GCATCTCCAGCCCATGCTGCAGATCGTCTGTCAGGCGTTGGGGGATGAGAGTCAGGTTGTCAGGAACGCTGCGCTCTTTGCTTTGGGACAGTTCTCGGAGAACCTTCAG CCTGATATCAGTAACTTCTCGGAGGAAATTATGCCACTACTGCTGAATTACTTCTCCAGTCTGGAACCATCCCACATAGGACACCTGGAGAAAGCCTATTATGCACTTGAGAACTTCGTGGAAAACCTGG GCCCAAAGATTGAGCCGTACCTTCCCACACTCATGGAGCGAATGTTGTCATCGTTGCGTGACTCGGAGAGAAATCGCATCAAGGAGCTCTCTGTCAGTACTATTGGATCTATCG ccacggcGGCAGAGTCGCTGCTGCTCCCGTATTTCCCAGCGGTGATTGAGCACCTGAAGGGGTACCTGGTAAACACACATGAGGATTTCCGGCCTGTTCAGATCCAGTCCCTTG AGACCTTGGGACTCCTGGCACGCACCTTGGGCAAAGATGCTTTCCTACCCCTTAGTGAAGAATGCTGTCAGCTGGGCCTGAACCTCTCCGATCAGGTGGATGACCCTGATTTGCGGCGCTGCAC GTACAGCCTCTTTGGTGCTCTGTCCTTAATGATGGGCGACAGCATTTCCCCACACTTGGAGAAAATGACAACCCTCATGCgcctttctctgaagtccacagAGGGTGTGGTG ACTCACTATAATGAGAATAAATCATTTTTGCTGTTTGACGACGATGACGAGGCGGAGGAGGACAATTCCCAGATCCATGACGAGGAGATAGAGGATGATGACCCAGACATTGAAGG GTTCACTGTGGAAAATGCTTATATTGATGAAAAGGAAGATGCGTGCATAGCCCTGGGAGAGATTGCCCTCAATGCCAG CGGTGCCTTCATGCCATACCTTGAGCCATGCTTTGAGGAAGTATTTAAACACCATGAG TCCCCCCATATGAATATCAGGAAAGCTGTCTACGAGACGCTTGGTCAGTTCTGCCGAGCCCTTCATCTGATCTGCCAGAACAGCCCTTCACAGCAAAATTCAGAAG CTCTTCAGAAAATGCTGGACCTGGTCTTTCCCGTGTTCTTCAAGTCCATCCAAGAAGACAAGGAACGGCTGGTGGTAATGAGCATCCTGGAGGCCATGAACGACATCGTCAAGGACTGCAAGAGCGTGGCCATGCAGGATGCCAGGCGGTTGGGTGAGATATGTCAGGTGGTCCGTCTGGTGCTACAGCAGAAG ACTTGCTGTCAAGACCCTGAGGCTGAAGATGGTGAGGACGATGATGGACAGCAG GCGGAGTATGACTCTATGCTGATAGAATACGCAGGCGAGGGGATACCTCTCTTAGCACTTGCGGTTGGGGGACAGATATTTGCTCCTTACTTTGCTGGATTCCTACCCCTGCTCCTCAGTAAGATG AAACCGAACAGTTCAGCGTCGGACAAGTCATTTGCCATGGGCACGATTGCAGAGACTGTTCAGGAGCTGGGTCTCTTCTCTGCCCAGTTCTTGCCTCGCCTTCTGCCGGTGTTGCTCGCTGGCGCCAGAGACGAGAACGAAGAAGTGAGGAGCAATTCGGTTTTCGGCCTAGGCGTGGTGGTGGAGCAAGGGAAGGAGGCTGCGTTTGAGTATCCTGTTGGGATCAGAGCCAGTTTCTGGGGGCAGGCCTCTCTTGGGTGGTATTGA
- the LOC115456978 gene encoding uncharacterized protein LOC115456978 has product MNVAESVLCLEILRNMINLPAFPLLRRKKHSIGTYSILILSLTDFLITGYLLIQWACACLEDWHLNRLSLRFMAFQNQMYNSVLLLLPGLLLSEGLCSAWSSGPLLPLLNSLFTLSCWVVGASYGSRDFLWGVLKGEHCLEWGAVRCHISSCLTPPYLPDALLPSIALLLAAAYICSRMGHAKLPHFSRVSKAPSLGLLWPKVAPFLRSRVSKATSWGLLWLAVAPFLCSVAPFWWLSGPLILGLDSLLPTSKPESAPRWAGQGKTTTGEHAV; this is encoded by the exons ATGAATGTTGCAGAATCTGTGCTGTGTTTGGAGATCCTGAGGAATATGATAAACCTCCCAGCGTTCCCTTTGCTCAGGAGAAAGAAGCATTCCATTGGTacctattccatcctcatcctcagcCTCACAGACTTCCTCATCACAG GGTACCTCCTGATCCAATGGGCCTGCGCCTGCCTGGAAGACTGGCATCTGAATCGTCTTTCTCTGCGCTTCATGGCCTTCCAGAATCAGATGTACAACAGTGTTCTGCTCCTGCTGCCGGGCTTGCTCCTCAGTGAGGGTCTCTGCTCTGCCTGGAGCTCAGGACCCTTGCTGCCTCTGCTGAACAGTCTCTTCACACTCAGCTGCTGGGTGGTGGGGGCTTCCTATGGCAGCAGGGACTTTCTGTGGGGAGTCCTGAAGGGGGAACACTGTCTGGAATGGGGGGCGGTTCGTTGCCATATTTCCAGCTGCCTAACACCCCCCTATCTTCCCGATGCCCTGCTCCCTTCCATTGCACTGTTACTGGCTGCTGCTTACATTTGCAGTCGCATGGGCCATGCCAAGCTCCCTCACTTCTCCAGGGTCTCCAAGGCTCCCTCCTTGGGCTTGCTCTGGCCAAAGGTGGCTCCCTTCCTCCGCTCCAGGGTCTCCAAGGCTACCTCCTGGGGCCTGCTCTGGCTAGCGGTGGCTCCCTTCCTCTGCTCCGTGGCCCCCTTCTGGTGGCTTAGTGGGCCCCTGATCCTGGGACTGGACTCTCTACTCCCAACCAGCAAGCCAGAAAGTGCTCCGAGATGGGCAGGGCAGGGAAAGACCACAACAGGTGAACATGCTGTGTGA
- the TM9SF1 gene encoding transmembrane 9 superfamily member 1 has translation MASMTGISLFCLLWLFAIMDCLAGDGRYKIGEQVMLYVNKVGPYHNPQETYHYYQLPVCSPKEIRHKSLTLGEVLDGDRMAESMYKIHFRQNMDNVPLCELKLDASQVQTLRQAIEELYYFEFVLDEIPIRGFLGYMEESGFLPHTHKVGLWTHLDFNVHYNDDRIIFANVSVQDVKPFSLDDTREPLSLTHTYSVRWFETSVSYERRGDRLRDSSFFPKTLEIHWLSIINSLVLVFLLTGFVVIILMRVLKSDLARYNLDEDASEDFDQGDNGWKIIHTDVFRFPPYKSLLCAVLGVGSQFLALGTGIIVMALLGMFNVHRHGAINSAAILLYALTCCISGYVSSNFYRKIGGEHWVWNIILTTSLFSAPFFLTWSVVNSVHWANGSTQALPATTILLLLTVWLIVGFPLTVIGGIFGKNNSGSFDAPCRTKNIAREIPRQPWYKSTLVHMTIGGFLPFSAISVELYYIFATVWGREQYTLYGILFLVFAILLSVGACISVALTYFQLSGEDYRWWWRSVLSTGSTGAFILLYSIFYYCRRSNMSGAVQTVEFFGYSFLTAYVFFLMLGTVSFAASLKFIRYIYVNLKMD, from the exons ATGGCCTCCATGACTGGCATTTCCCTTTTCTGCCTGTTATGGCTCTTTGCCATCATGGACTGTTTAGCAGGTGACGGCCGCTACAAGATTGGGGAGCAGGTCATGTTGTATGTGAATAAAGTAGGACCATACCACAACCCTCAAGAGACTTATCACTACTACCAGCTGCCAGTCTGCTCTCCAAAGGAGATCCGTCACAAGAGCCTCACTCTCGGGGAGGTTTTGGATGGGGATCGGATGGCCGAATCTATGTACAAAATCCACTTTCGTCAAAATATGGACAATGTCCCTCTTTGTGAGCTGAAACTTGATGCCAGCCAG GTGCAGACCCTGCGGCAGGCCATTGAAGAACTGTATTACTTTGAGTTTGTGCTGGATGAGATCCCTATCCGGGGCTTCCTAGGTTACATGGAGGAGAGTGGCTTCCTGCCACATACTCACAAAGTGGGACTCTGGACCCACCTGGACTTTAATGTGCATTACAATGACGATCGCATTATTTTTGCTAACGTCAGCGTGCAGGACGTTAAACCTTTTAGTTTGGATGATACCCGGGAGCCACTTAGCCTGACCCACACTTACAGCGTGCGTTGGTTCGAGACTTCGGTGAGTTACGAGCGACGTGGGGACCGCTTACGGGACTCCAGCTTCTTCCCGAAGACCCTGGAGATACACTGGCTTTCCATCATCAACTCTCTGGTGTTGGTCTTTCTGCTCACTGGCTTCGTGGTCATCATCCTGATGCGAGTGCTGAAGAGCGACCTCGCCCGCTACAACTTGGACGAAGATGCCAGCGAGGACTTTGACCAGGGCGATAACGGCTGGAAGATCATCCACACTGACGTCTTCCGTTTTCCGCCGTACAAGAGTCTGCTCTGTGCTGTACTGGGCGTGGGTTCCCAGTTTCTCGCCCTGGGCACTG GTATCATCGTCATGGCCCTCTTGGGAATGTTTAACGTTCACCGTCACGGCGCTATAAACTCAGCCGCCATCCTCCTCTATGCGCTCACCTGTTGCATCTCTGGTTACGTATCCAGTAACTTTTATCGCAAGATTGGAGGAGAGCACTGGGTCTGGAACATCATTCTCACCACCAGTCTATTCTCAG CTCCCTTTTTCCTGACCTGGAGTGTAGTGAACTCCGTCCACTGGGCgaacggttccacacaggcgctgcctgccactaccATCCTCCTCCTGCTCACTGTGTGGCTGATTGTTGGCTTCCCTCTCACCGTCATCGGTGGCATCTTTGGCAAGAACAACTCTGGCAGTTTTGATGCCCCATGCCGGACCAAGAATATCGCCCGAGAAATCCCTCGACAGCCCTGGTACAAGTCTACCCTAGTGCACATGACCATCGGAGGCTTCCTGCCCTTCAG TGCCATCTCAGTGGAGCTGTACTACATCTTCGCCACGGTGTGGGGCCGAGAGCAGTATACGCTGTACGGGATCCTCTTCCTGGTCTTCGCCATTCTTCTGAGCGTGGGTGCCTGCATCTCGGTGGCGCTGACCTACTTCCAGCTGTCGGGGGAAGATTACCGCTGGTGGTGGCGTTCCGTACTGAGCACTGGCTCCACCGGGGCCTTCATCTTACTGTACTCCATCTTTTACTACTGCCGCCGCTCCAACATGTCGGGAGCCGTGCAGACGGTAGAGTTCTTTGGCTACTCCTTCCTCACTGCGTACGTCTTCTTCCTCATGCTGGGCACGGTTTCGTTTGCTGCATCACTCAAATTTATCCGGTATATCTACGTGAACCTGAAGATGGACTGA